Below is a window of Rhinoraja longicauda isolate Sanriku21f chromosome 10, sRhiLon1.1, whole genome shotgun sequence DNA.
CTCAGGCAGCGCATGATATTATAATGATTACCATGATATTATAATGATGACCtattattatggttattaatttaatgTATTCCTGATCATTATGTATTTATCACTCTAATAGTGTGGTAATGCACCTGTTAAGCcgcagcaagaaagaatttcattgttcctttgcccatacacatgataattaaacactcaaaactagcttcttcccagcaaccatcaggccctTGAGCACTGTGCAACACCAACCACAGCAACCATGATATTCTATGTCTTTCAATGCTCTATGCACTTCAGGTTTTGTGCTAGTATTATAGTTATTAATTTTAATATGTTATTGCgttaatgggcctgttaagctgcagcaagaacctcattgttccattgtctttacatatgacaattaaacaccgacGGCTCTAACTGTGCAGTATCCCAACTCCCTTTTGATATCTATTCCAGGCAGTATTAGGAATATCAAGTGTTTTAATTTGCAATTCAACTTAATGCCACTGTAATGATAATAAATAAGTGATCACATTTGAGGAAtaaggcaaaaaaaaataaaaaatcacaaGAACCGGTTTGTCTTTTTCTTTCAattcacttctctcaaagtacagCCCAACACAGACCAAGgccactttcccctctcacgctggccacaaaatctttgaagcacttccctcttgaaggcgactccggactgtcaaagcagccacagccaggcataaaagcttttttccccacgagtggtagttctactcaataaccaaagtctgtagtctctattttgctctggtttattttcaccctcatgtttagaccgtaatgttgtatccttattgttttgacgtggttatgctttattcttaattgttaactgtacattccttgtatatgcacatacttggccaataaacttattcattcattcatatcaattcattcattcattcattcattcattcattcatatcaatTGCCAAATTTACATTGATCCAAGCCAAACTCTTCAGGCTAAAATGGTTCTTAATCAATTAACGATGCGCAAATGCTCTTTAATTACTGCAAGTGCTCCTGGTTTTGTGATTGGAAATAATAGGATCACTCTCAACTAGAACTCCAACATGAGATGCCAGGCCTGAAAGTGCATTGCTTTTTGGTTCCTTTGTAGAATTTCTCTTCTCCATATTAAATATGATTTTCCgtcatttaaattttttaaattggcctctgcaagtgTGTCTTGTTACCAGTATGACCTTCCACATTCGACAAAACTGTGCAAAAAAATTCTATTTGATGCTCATTGCCGAGTCATTgctctgtacagcatggaaacaggctctacctacagtccatgctgactaaggtgGCATACcttgtcccatttgtctgcatttggctcatagccctgcaaacctttcctatccatttatatctatccaaatgtcttttaaaagtaattgtatccacttctaaagtggatggtatgttggcattcatagcgaggggatttgagtataggagcagggaggttctgctgcagttgtacagggcctcagccttATATGCTCCAAATAAAAAAGTTGCAGCCTATCTAAACTCTCTCTAACTCAAATTCGCAAGCCTTGGTAACAGtctagtgaatctcttctgcaccctttccaatgtaacaacatccttcctgtaactccTTGGGTGTTTGCTTGAAGATGCTGCTTTAAGGATAATACATTAAACTTGGGATCAGTAATTAATTACGAGTCAGTAACAGGAAGCAAAAAGCAGGTTTAATTTTAAACCGACAATCAGTCACAAGAATTTTAATCGAACATTGTAGATACTGTCCTGACATTCAGAGGATAGGATTTAATTATACTACTTGTCTCTGAAGCAATTTTggcaattaatttaaaaagttCACTGCAAATTTTAAATGATGATCAAACAATCCTTAAAGAATAACCTGTTCAAACTAGCTTACGGCTTTGTTCTTGTCAACGTCTTCTGATGAAGGGGATATGATTTTTGCATATCACCGCGGGCTGGTTCTATCAATCTGTAGCTGGACTTGTTCACCACTTGGCAGAACCAAGCAAATCTGCAAACCTGAAGTGAAGATACTATAGGAAAGCAATGGCAATCTCTGGCCATATGAACCCCAAACAACGTGATAAAGTGTTTCCATATTAAGTTTTCTTACGATGGATTATTTCAATAAAGTAATAAATTGTTGCAATAACATGCTTTCAAGCTATCGCAGTCACTAGTATCTCATCAGCAATGCTCCTCAAAAGGTTACAACGACCACGCTGTCAGATCAAATGATACAAGATTTGGAGATTTCAATCTCCTAAATCTCACCCACCTTCCTCGATCTCCTCTGGAGCCACCACTTCTACTTAAATCATCGTCACTGTCATACCGCCTTGGATTATCGAAAAAATATGCTCTGGAACTGAAACTGTGACTGTTGATCATTCCACCTGACCCCTATAAAAGATAGGCATGCAACAGGTTCAAGAGAAAAGACTGTACACAAGTTAAGTCCATACAGGAGCTGCACAAACATATCAAATGCTAAAAGTACAGGCCTGTACAATGTACGCTTATGCTGTAGTGAGCATCAGATTAAATTtagtttcatagagtcatacagtgtggaaacaggcccttcggcccaacctgcccacaccaaccaacatgtcccatctgcactagccccacctacatgcatttggcccatatccctctaaacctatcctatccatgtacccatctaaatgtttctttaacgttgcaatagtacctgcctcaattacctcctctggtagctcattccatacacccaccaccctttctagggaaaagttacccctctggttcctattaaatctttccccctcttaccataaacctatgtcctctggttctcgattccccctactgtgggcaaaagactgcgtctacccgatctattcctctcatgattttgtacacctctgtaagatgccCCTCAGCCTCTTGGGCTCCTAGGACTATCCTAACCTGCTGAACCTACCCCtatacctcccaacttctatacttaatactctgactgatgaaggccaaagtgccaaaagcccttttgaccatcctatctacctgtggtaccactttcaatgaactatataCCTGCTCTCCTAGACCGCTCTgcgctacaacactccccagagccctaccattcactgtgtaggtcctgcccatgttaatcTTCTCAAAATGAATATTTAAAACTACTTTTGTTCTCTAATACAAGTGAGCCCCCCCGCCAATTAAAACAAACCGAACTTTAATAGCATGCCATTTCAATTACTTTGTAAAACTAATATCTTCTTCCCTCCAgcactcccttctctctctctctctctctctctctctctctctctctctctctctctctctctctctctctctctctctctctctctctctctctctctctctctctctctctctctctctctctctctctctctctctctctctctctctctctctctctctctctctctctctctctctctctctctctctctctctcatgtgcAATTACCTCACTTGTGGATGGTGCACCatcagccacagagggcagtggataacACTCATAATCAAAATGGGAAAGTGGACTAAATGTGACCttactgagttactgcagaacaAGGAATAGCATAGTATCCTACTGCTCAGGTTTTAACATAATTTAATAGAGCACTATCAAATGAAAAGAAACTGATGAATCCACAGCGAAAACTCTGGATTgttgataaatatatatttatcagtgtgctattgtgttaatgggcctgCTAAGTTGcaacaagtaaggatttcattgttccgttgctggtatgtatgacaattaaacactcttgacacacaAAAGGAGGCACAGTaatacagctggtggagctgcagcaccagagaccaagatCGATCCGGACCCCGTGTGCTgtctgcacactctccctgtgactgaggctTTCATCCGGGCATTCCGGTTGCCTCCCATaatcctaaagatgtgtggatatgtaggttaataggcctctgtaaaattgtcccaagtatgtagggagaggatgcaatggtgggataacataggaattACGTggatgggcgatcgatggtcagtgtcgactcagtgggctgaagggcctgtttccacattgtacctctgaactaaattaaacttaaaacaaccaaaacaaaaaaaaaggaaaggaaTGAGACACAGATGAGCATTAATTAAACTTGATAAGGGATATCAAAGCTGAGagcagaaatctgaaatgaagatGGTAAAGGAGAATTCAAGTTCACTAATGGGTAATGGGGACAAAAGTCCAGTGGATAACATGCAAATGGTGGATTTGTTAAATGAACAGTTTGTATCTTTTTGTTTTACAGTAGAACAAAATACTGGCTGTGTAAAGGAAACATGAAAGAGCCAAGGCTATCGAGAAGGATGGGGGAGATAGCAAGAACAAAGTAGATGTATTCAGTGGCAAAAACATTGGCAAAGGCAAAGCCAAATCCTTAGTCATCAGTACCTGTGTCCATTCAAGATACAACTATCAGAATTTTTACTTTCCTTAGTTTTCTGCATTCAGGGATTGCATCATTGGACTGGAATATTTCACACGAGGGCAAAGTCAAATAATGACATGACTATCCATTGGTATCAACTGTACAGAAATAACTGGGATTGCTCAGAAGTGTGGCCGAGTATAGACAGGACAAATGTGCATAAGTCAGAGTGGATTAGTAATGGGCACACCATGTCAAATGAATTAGCTGTACTGGTGAATATCACTGGAACATAGGGGAGTATCGgccgatgttggtttacacagatTTCTACAAGACATTTGACATTGCCCCACACAAGATTTTATATGGAGCAAGCACAGAGCATTAGATACTATGATCAAAACCCCCTTTGAGGCAagaaggggggtggggtgcaGTTCCCTGAATTGCAGAGTGAAACGTTCCTTAGGAATTTGCACTAggaatttgttttttttgtgctACCTAGTAATCAATGTCCTTCCTTTGTGCAAGTTAGATAATGCAGTAAACTGTGCGGGTGGAATCACTTAAAAGTCAGTTAGAGAATCAGAGCTggatagcacagaaataggctcttcagcccacctcaCGGGATGCAAAGCAGCCCTGACCTTGAATAGCAGAAAGTGCTTGAGGAGCGAACTCAACTCCCTTTTCCATCTAGATCGGTTCTAATAATCCATGATGGGAAAATACCAATGTTAGCTTTTCACATGAAAATAACAGAACCCGAGGCAGTGGCAGGTCAATGGAAAAACATTCTCACAAGAGGATCGGTTAAAAAAACAAATCATACCAGATTTTGATTTGGTCTCTGCACTCTGAAAAAAAACACCACCAAACTTGTAGGCAAGAGCTCCCACAGGAAAAGAATGATTCCAAATGCCACATATGCTTGGTCACTGACTTTTTCAACATCAGCCTGTAAAGTAAACATTAACGCAGTTTAGTACAATTGGAAATTATTCACAGGCAAAGTCCATGAGGAAATCCAGAAAAGCCGATGAAAACAAAATCAATTGACATTTTAATTCTCACTAGTTCTGCAAAAGGGTAAAGCAACATATAATTCCATTccaagattgaagagttgcaaattgtgaagctggaggaaggaatgtaggtggaaggagaggtggggggaactaggtgcaagtccagctggggcacaggggtgggagaggggttgcAGGGAAGTAAATTCACTGTTAATACTATTGGGTTGTACACCATCTGAGCAGAATACGAGTTGCTGTTCATccagttcataccattgggttgcaagggCTTCACTACAATTTTAGGCAACTACaagtcctcttccccctccctttccatccATCTACGTTCCTTccactagcttcacaattcacaactgtaCATTTATTTTGTcttacaccttctgtcttttcatctgccatttgtccaaccatctgcctcacctgttagactttgtcctgcccttcctcttttGATATAGTTTGAAAGGACTTTGgttcgtttcccccccccccccacccccaccccccccaggttgaaatgtccaacactagaggacatagctttaaggtgacagggggaaAGTTTCATGGAGATCTATGGGGCAaacgtgtaaaaaaaaaagatacagagggggatggggggctggaatgcattgccaggggtggtggtgaaggccgatactatagtagcatttaagaggctttcagattggCACAtgaagatgggagaagagggatatggatcatatgcgagcaaatgagatcagttcagctcagcatcatgttcagcacgcaattgtgggctgaagggcccattcctgtggtgTACTGTCCCATGTTCcatgtaatcagtctgaagaaaggcccctgactcaaaacatcacctacccatgttttccAAAATGCCtaatcagctgagttacttcaacactgtgTCTTTTAGAAAAAAGGCATAAAGCTATACCTCGTTCAAGTTTTCATTTTCAGCAAAAAATTACTTCAAGATGTTTACCTGATCAGAGACATTGTACCAGCCGTAGTTGAATGAGCTGGGTCTATTCTCCGGGGCCATGAAAACGACGACCAAGTTATAGGAAGCTCTGGAGATGTAAAGCAGGATCACAGCAGCACCCACAATCATGGCCTGACAAACAGATGTTCCCTGAAGGAGCAAAATAGATTTATTAATCATGCATTAAGAGATATTTGTCAAAAGTTCAACCACTACAGATTTTAGGTCATTGAAGGGCCAGAAAGAGATTGGGAATCTGATAAAAACAAATGTTGaactactcagctggtcaggcagtaactgTAGAGCGAGAGTAAGTTAATGAGAGGGGCAACACAGTagcacagatggtagagctgctgcctcagtgtcagagacccagttcaccaggtggcgccaccagcagtgcctgcctcgccaacagtctgtctgcccattcttctttttgttatttttaagtaAGTGTTAAAAAGTATatcttagtgttccttggtttgttttatgtgggggattgggagggggggtggtttggagaaactttttcaacctcttacctcgacggagatgcgattcttttctgtatcgtatctccgtccgcacagcGGCCTAAtattgtggagttggcggcctttcctggagacccacgagcgctccaagccacgggactttaacaccgtggagCTTAAGAtatctttgccggggatcgaagctccgaccacggggcctgtggactttaacatcgtgaagcccgcggtctctggtaagaagaggccaactcgggagcctcatgccgcggagagtgtttcaactgccccgacgcgggagtttcgatcaccctgccaggggcttcgatcatcggctgcgggggcttagATTGCCCCGACTGtgaatggtttgactgccccgaccacgggagaacaaagaggaagtagattgaattttattgccttccatcacagtgaggaatgtggaatccactgtggtggatgtttatattactTCTAAgtggttatgtgtcttgttgcttttcacattagtatggttgtatggtaactcaaatttcagtcccttaattggtacatgtgacaataaactgacctttaatCCTTGAACCCTGACCccagtatagagtttgtatgtctccctgtgactacatgggtttcctccgagtattctggtttcttcccacgtcccaaaagaggtgcagtttgtaggttaattggtctccaaATTGCCCCTAGCGCGTAGGGAGTGGCTGGGGAAAAGGGATAACTTGAATTTGATGATCAgtggggacttggtgggctgaaggacctatctcCACGCTgtctgtaaacaaaaataagcatTTTAGATCAATGATTTTTCACTAGAACTAGAAAACAGGAGAGGAGATTGGATTAACAGTGTGGTTTGCTGACCTTCCTTCAGTAACTGGGCAGCTTTGATAACATGGGAAAAGGTGGTTATTCCAAACCTATTGAATCTCGTGAGCAGGAATATGCCCATCAGGAAGATAAGATTACCTTATATTGGAAATGCAAGAGGCCGAGGAAAGAAGAGTCAGAGGAGATTAGGATGGAGAAATATTattactgtagatagacacaaaaagctggagtaactcaggacaggcagcatctctggagagaaggaatgggtgacatttcgggtcgagaccctaaatgGCCATCACATTTATACTTTGATGTCTGTCAATTCACTGGGACCTCTTCCCATGTAATGTACTAGATTTAATGTATGGAATGTAGTCACCGCTTACAACAGCGGAACCAAACGCTTTACAGAACATCTTTGTTCAAGCTGCAACACCAACTCTTGAACTTCAAGTGACCTGTTACTTTAATTCCTCAACCCACTCTGACCTCGCTCGGGTCTTTGGCAGTTCCAGTCAAGCCAATGCAAGCTCAAGGAACATTATCATCCACAGCGTGCTACAGCTGTTAGGAATCACTGTATCAAATAATTTCATGTACCCAATCTTTCTGGTCCATATCACCACTGGCCAGGTCTACTGCATGGTCATCAACATTATTTCAgttctcactccacagatgctgctgggccTGCTGTATATTTTGAGCATTTTCATTTTCTTAAACTTTTTTCAGACACACAGCAAATAGAGTTCTGTAGCTCATTCGCAGCTTTTATAAAACATTCCTGCCATCTTCATTCATTTTATATTCTCACCATCTGCAGACAAGTTATTTGCAACTAACAAGCCTGTCCTATCTTTCATCTGCTGTATGAGTATTTGTAAGATGGTCTAAATTGGTGTTCATCCCACTGGTGACATTCCATTAgttctctccaccaccaccacccccgtccCTTCTGCAACGTAAAACAGGCGCCTTCACCAATATTACCCAGTTCCAAATGAAGGACAATGATCTGAAAGTTTCCTtctgctctctccacagatgctgcccaacctgttgGTTATTGCCAACATTTGTGGTGTCTTTATTGAAACTTTCAGGTATTGATTAATAGTCTCGCAGTCAGAGTATAATTCATGGGAATTAAACACAGTGGAATTTGATACTGAACATTATTGTACATTTTCTTTAAATAACCCAAAAAAACTTAAAATCTTTATTAACCAGGATACCAAATAATATTGTTTACTCagagtcacaagaaactgcagatgctggaatcttgaacaatagACAAAGTGCTAAAGGAATTCAGGCAGCATGAATCTGATTAAGGGTCCCGAGCTGAAACAACACCTGCCCGTTCACTCCCCAGATGTTTTGCTCAATGCTTTTTAATTATTGCCTGAACCAAGATTCTTTCAAGACTAATGTGATAGTCAGATTATTTGCAGGAATACCACCGACCATTCAGATATTGAAGCAGTATTCTGTTGAATCCGTCCAGctggaataaggtaaattggattaaaaaatgtcctgacccaaaaagtcacctatccatgttctccagacatgctgcctgacccactgttactccagcactttatggctttattaaaaaaaaaaaacaagatttgGAGTCCCGTGTGTCTTCAAAATGTCTGCTGCTATATCGATCCTAAGAGTAACCTGATCACCATTAAAATGGTACATTTCAAATCAAAGCTGGAAAGGTGCAATGGAGACAcaatgtgctttgctcaagattccagcttctgcaaagtgccggaggaactcaatggatcaggcagcatccatggagtgaATGGAAAGATGACATTTTGGCTCGGGTCCCTTTCTCGGAGTGATTCAGTctgattccatcagtctgaagaagggtcccgacccaaaactgtccattccctccatggagcGAATGCTGGCCTAccaactgagtttctccagtgctATGTAGAGGAAAAACATGTAAAGCAATCTGATTGAAAATCtaaacagttttatttttaaaaaatttaaagcaTTTAAAGTTTAGACTGGGACGCAGACAATTAGATGGTGATATTTTAAGTAAAATGTTTAAATGCATTTCAGTATGAAGAGGAAATAATACTCCAACTTTTACCTTTGATTCAAGGtaaacgtttgcagatgacatttttGCAATCTTGAAGATGCACACTGCTAACGAAATGGCGCAAAGCACAAAAAGGCTGTCATTGATAAGCACTCGAGCAAACACAGTCCACTTCAGCTGGTTTTCTGGCACATTTCCTTGGACGAGCACGGCACATGTGAAGTTCACCACCAGGAATAGAACACTAACGAACAGGAACGCCAGTCTTAATGGAATCCTGGAATCATTAAGAAATATTAGTTAGAGAATGCTCATTGTACTCACAGCAATAGTTTGAGTTAGTTTGAGTAAATATAATTTGCATTAGGGACATGTTGCTTTGTGCAGATTCTATTTCAGTAACCAAATTTAGAAAACAAGGTCACAAGGGTGTGTCGTGAatgaagcttttaaaaaaaaaataaccaTCCTGTTGGAAAGCTTTATTGAGAATAGTGATTAGACTGCTCTGTTGTGTTACAAAATAAAACCCTGCCAAACATCCCTTTCGATGTATATTCAGCTACTTGCAACTATATGTTTTGAGTATTTAATCCATTCATGAAgtgacacaaaaaaaatcaacttgCATAGAAAAATAAATGCTCCTTCCAAATGTTCTGAAACCTTACTGCAACTATTTCTAGAATAATATTTGTTACTTACTTGTATTTATTAAGTTCTGGAGAATATTTGGCTTTGGCTTTGAAAATAACCTGCAACACAAAATAAAAAGCACATTATGATAATGGAAGAAACATAATCAGGAAGTGCATTAAATAGCAGATAAACAAATAACCATTCACATAAAAG
It encodes the following:
- the gpr137c gene encoding integral membrane protein GPR137C isoform X1; the encoded protein is MSLQRSPSSSWLTAAPDRPMQAAVPPSVELGLTVVYTALYSLLFLFVYLQLWLVLHYKHKRFSYQTVFLFLCLLWAGLRTTLFSFYFKNCVQANQLEPLPYWLLYCFPVCLQFFTLCLLNLYFAQVIFKAKAKYSPELNKYKIPLRLAFLFVSVLFLVVNFTCAVLVQGNVPENQLKWTVFARVLINDSLFVLCAISLAVCIFKIAKMSSANVYLESKGTSVCQAMIVGAAVILLYISRASYNLVVVFMAPENRPSSFNYGWYNVSDQADVEKVSDQAYVAFGIILFLWELLPTSLVVFFFRVQRPNQNLGSGGMINSHSFSSRAYFFDNPRRYDSDDDLSRSGGSRGDRGSILSTTPQGPGWYGTIHRNSNYNVVSHLLNGPPTATAPLLFAYGNIQNNHHHNYYSTPQNCYSTPQN
- the gpr137c gene encoding integral membrane protein GPR137C isoform X2 is translated as MSLQRSPSSSWLTAAPDRPMQAAVPPSVELGLTVVYTALYSLLFLFVYLQLWLVLHYKHKRFSYQTVFLFLCLLWAGLRTTLFSFYFKNCVQANQLEPLPYWLLYCFPVCLQFFTLCLLNLYFAQVIFKAKAKYSPELNKYKIPLRLAFLFVSVLFLVVNFTCAVLVQGNVPENQLKWTVFARVLINDSLFVLCAISLAVCIFKIAKMSSANVYLESKGTSVCQAMIVGAAVILLYISRASYNLVVVFMAPENRPSSFNYGWYNVSDQADVEKVSDQAYVAFGIILFLWELLPTSLVVFFFRVQRPNQNLGSGGMINSHSFSSRAYFFDNPRRYDSDDDLSRSGGSRGDRGSP